From one Streptomyces sp. NBC_01478 genomic stretch:
- a CDS encoding HU family DNA-binding protein — MNKAQLVEAIADKVGGRQQAAEAVDAVLDAVVRAVVNGDRVSVTGFGSFEKVDRPARYARNPQTGERVRVKKTSVPRFRAGQGFKDLVSGSKKLPRGGEVAVKKAPKGSLSGTASATVKKAAAKKTTAKRATAAAKKTVAKKTVAKKTTATAKKTVAKKATAKKTTATAKKTAAKKATGTAKKAPAKKATATKAPAKKSTARKTTAKKATATR, encoded by the coding sequence GTGAACAAGGCGCAGCTCGTAGAAGCGATTGCGGACAAGGTCGGTGGCCGTCAGCAGGCCGCCGAGGCGGTCGACGCGGTTCTGGACGCGGTCGTCCGTGCCGTCGTCAATGGGGACCGGGTTTCGGTCACCGGCTTCGGTTCGTTCGAGAAGGTCGACCGTCCGGCCCGTTACGCCCGCAACCCCCAGACGGGCGAGCGGGTTCGGGTCAAGAAGACCTCCGTGCCGCGCTTCCGCGCGGGCCAGGGTTTCAAGGACCTGGTGAGCGGCTCGAAGAAGCTCCCGCGCGGCGGCGAGGTCGCCGTCAAGAAGGCGCCCAAGGGCAGCCTGAGCGGCACCGCTTCGGCGACGGTCAAGAAGGCCGCGGCCAAGAAGACCACCGCCAAGAGGGCGACGGCCGCCGCGAAGAAGACCGTGGCGAAGAAGACGGTCGCCAAGAAGACCACGGCCACGGCCAAGAAGACCGTGGCGAAGAAGGCGACCGCCAAGAAGACCACGGCCACGGCCAAGAAGACGGCGGCCAAGAAGGCCACCGGCACCGCCAAGAAGGCCCCGGCCAAGAAGGCGACGGCCACCAAGGCCCCCGCCAAGAAGTCGACGGCGCGCAAGACCACCGCCAAGAAGGCCACCGCCACCCGCTAG
- the cofC gene encoding 2-phospho-L-lactate guanylyltransferase produces the protein MQWTLVIPLKPLARAKSRLSDTAGDGLRPGLALAFAQDTVAAALACPAVRDVAVVTDDALAGRELAALGARIVADEPGGGLNAALRHAAAVVRVSRPESAVAALNADLPALRPAELARVLDAAAEFPRAFLPDAATIGTTLLTAREGRELRPAFGTDSRVRHHASGAVELTLDAVDSVRQDVDTGEDLRAALTLGVGPRTAAAAAGLLIPGQ, from the coding sequence GTGCAGTGGACCTTGGTCATACCCCTGAAGCCTCTGGCGCGAGCCAAGAGCAGGCTCTCGGACACCGCGGGCGACGGGCTGCGCCCGGGCCTGGCCCTCGCCTTCGCCCAGGACACCGTGGCGGCGGCGCTGGCCTGCCCGGCGGTCCGTGATGTGGCGGTCGTCACGGACGACGCCCTGGCCGGCCGCGAACTCGCCGCGCTGGGCGCCCGTATCGTCGCGGACGAGCCGGGAGGGGGCCTGAACGCCGCTCTGCGGCACGCGGCGGCGGTCGTGCGGGTTTCCCGCCCCGAAAGCGCGGTCGCGGCCCTGAACGCCGATCTGCCGGCGCTGCGCCCCGCGGAATTGGCCCGGGTCCTGGACGCGGCCGCCGAATTCCCCCGCGCTTTTCTCCCGGACGCGGCCACAATCGGTACCACGTTGCTCACCGCCCGAGAGGGCCGCGAATTGCGCCCGGCTTTCGGCACGGATTCCCGCGTGCGCCATCACGCCTCCGGAGCGGTCGAACTCACCCTGGACGCGGTGGATTCCGTACGACAGGACGTGGACACCGGCGAGGATCTGCGGGCGGCGCTGACCCTCGGGGTCGGGCCGCGCACGGCGGCAGCGGCGGCGGGGCTGCTGATTCCCGGGCAGTAG
- a CDS encoding lysophospholipid acyltransferase family protein, producing MPRRRIGFWYRFAAVLCKPPLVVLIKRDWGGMEHIPAEGGFITAVNHNSQVDPFAYGHFQYNTGRVPRFLAKSSLFGKGFVGAAMRGTGQIPVYRETTDALSAFRAAIDAVERGECVAFYPEGTITRDPDQWPMAAKTGAARVALQTQCPVIPVAQWGANELLPPYAKKPRVFPRKTSHVLAGPPVDLTRFYGKEMSPDLLKEATEVIMADITLLLEQIRGTRAPATAYDPRRERIEQRRRTAAETHELESRAESASEPKVEQEEGQGT from the coding sequence GTGCCCCGCCGCAGAATCGGGTTCTGGTACCGCTTCGCAGCGGTCCTCTGCAAACCGCCGCTGGTGGTTCTGATCAAGCGGGACTGGGGTGGAATGGAACACATTCCGGCCGAGGGCGGGTTTATCACCGCGGTGAACCACAATTCACAAGTGGACCCCTTCGCATACGGACACTTTCAGTACAACACCGGACGTGTTCCGCGATTCCTGGCGAAGAGCAGCCTTTTCGGGAAGGGATTCGTCGGCGCCGCGATGCGCGGCACCGGACAGATCCCCGTCTACCGCGAGACCACGGACGCGTTGAGTGCCTTCCGCGCCGCGATCGACGCCGTGGAGCGCGGCGAGTGCGTCGCGTTCTATCCCGAGGGCACCATCACCCGGGACCCCGACCAGTGGCCCATGGCCGCAAAGACCGGCGCCGCGCGGGTGGCCCTGCAGACGCAGTGCCCCGTGATTCCCGTGGCCCAGTGGGGCGCCAACGAATTGCTGCCGCCGTACGCCAAGAAACCGCGCGTCTTTCCGCGGAAGACCAGTCATGTGCTCGCGGGCCCGCCGGTGGACCTCACGCGGTTCTACGGCAAGGAGATGAGCCCGGACCTCCTCAAGGAGGCGACCGAGGTCATCATGGCCGACATCACCCTCCTGTTGGAGCAGATCCGCGGCACCAGGGCGCCCGCGACGGCCTACGACCCGCGCCGCGAGCGGATCGAGCAGCGGCGCCGAACGGCCGCGGAAACCCACGAGTTGGAGTCTCGGGCCGAGTCGGCGAGCGAGCCGAAGGTCGAGCAGGAAGAGGGGCAGGGCACGTGA
- a CDS encoding NAD(P)H-dependent glycerol-3-phosphate dehydrogenase, producing MSKPVKAAVFSAGSWGTAFGMVLADAGCEVTLWGRRAEVVEAINSTRTNPDYFPGVELPENLRATTDPAEAAAGADFTVLSVPSQTLRANLAEWAPLLAPDTVLVSLMKGVELGSVMRMSEVIEDVAKVGRDRIAVVSGPNLAREIASRMPAAAVVACTDEAVARRLQAACHTPYFRPYTITDVVGCELGGAVKNVIGLAVGIADGMGLGDNAKGSLITRGLVETTRLGIAMGADPLTFSGLAGLGDLVATCSSPLSRNHTFGTNLGKGMTLQETIAVTKQTAEGVKSCESVLDLARRHEVDMPITETVFEIVHEGKSPVVAVKELMSRSAKPERR from the coding sequence GTGAGCAAGCCGGTCAAGGCGGCCGTATTCAGCGCCGGTTCGTGGGGCACGGCGTTCGGCATGGTGCTCGCCGACGCGGGCTGCGAGGTCACGCTGTGGGGGCGTCGCGCGGAAGTCGTGGAGGCCATCAACTCCACCCGTACGAACCCCGATTACTTCCCCGGCGTCGAACTCCCGGAGAACCTGCGGGCCACCACCGACCCCGCCGAGGCCGCCGCCGGCGCCGACTTCACCGTCCTGTCGGTCCCTTCGCAGACGCTGCGCGCCAACTTGGCCGAGTGGGCACCCCTGTTGGCGCCCGACACGGTCCTCGTCTCGCTCATGAAGGGCGTCGAGCTCGGCTCCGTCATGCGGATGAGCGAGGTCATCGAGGACGTCGCCAAGGTCGGCCGGGACCGTATCGCCGTGGTCTCCGGGCCCAACCTCGCGCGGGAGATCGCCTCCCGGATGCCGGCCGCCGCGGTGGTCGCCTGCACCGACGAGGCCGTGGCCCGGCGGCTCCAAGCCGCTTGCCACACGCCGTACTTCAGGCCGTACACCATCACCGACGTCGTGGGCTGCGAGCTCGGCGGCGCGGTGAAGAACGTGATCGGGCTCGCCGTCGGCATCGCGGACGGCATGGGGCTCGGGGACAACGCCAAGGGTTCGCTGATCACCCGCGGTCTCGTCGAGACGACCCGGCTCGGTATCGCGATGGGCGCGGATCCGCTCACGTTCTCCGGGCTCGCGGGTCTCGGCGACCTGGTGGCGACCTGTTCCTCGCCGTTGTCGCGGAACCACACCTTCGGTACGAACCTCGGCAAGGGCATGACCCTCCAGGAGACGATCGCGGTCACCAAGCAGACCGCGGAGGGCGTCAAGTCCTGTGAGTCCGTGCTGGACTTGGCCCGTCGGCACGAGGTCGACATGCCGATCACGGAGACGGTGTTCGAGATCGTGCACGAGGGGAAGTCGCCGGTGGTCGCCGTGAAGGAGCTGATGTCGCGCAGCGCTAAGCCTGAGCGTCGGTGA
- a CDS encoding D-alanine--D-alanine ligase family protein, which yields MSTENLPQNPEQPPRKPRVAVVFGGRSSEHGISVVTAGAVLGAIDRTKYDVLPIGITREGRWALTADAPERMAITDRRTPDVEQLTESSEGGVVLPLDPGNREVVLSEPGSVPKALGEVDVVFPVLHGPYGEDGTLQGLLELSGVPYVGAGVLASAVGQDKEYMKRVFASFGLKVGPYVVIRPREWERDESAARKKIVDFAGEHGWPLFVKPARAGSSIGITKVDDLAGLDEAIEEAQRHDPKILVEAALRGREIECGVLEFEDGPRASVPAEIPPPQEHAYYDFEAKYIDSTPGIVPAPLTPEETAEVQRLAVDAFDAASCEGLVRADFFLTEDGEFVINEINTMPGFTPISMYPKMWEASGVPYGELVDLLVQAALRRSTGLR from the coding sequence ATGAGCACCGAGAACCTCCCCCAGAACCCTGAGCAGCCGCCTCGCAAGCCGCGTGTGGCCGTCGTGTTCGGCGGTCGCAGCTCCGAGCACGGGATCTCCGTGGTCACCGCCGGCGCCGTCCTCGGGGCCATCGACCGGACCAAGTACGACGTCCTGCCGATCGGCATCACCCGCGAAGGCCGCTGGGCCCTCACCGCCGACGCACCGGAGCGGATGGCGATCACCGACCGCCGTACGCCCGACGTCGAGCAGCTCACCGAGTCGAGCGAGGGCGGAGTGGTGCTCCCGCTCGACCCCGGGAACCGCGAAGTCGTCCTCAGCGAACCGGGATCCGTGCCCAAGGCCCTCGGCGAGGTCGACGTCGTCTTCCCCGTCCTGCACGGCCCCTACGGCGAGGACGGCACCCTCCAGGGACTCCTGGAGCTGTCCGGTGTGCCGTATGTGGGCGCGGGTGTGCTCGCCTCGGCCGTCGGCCAGGACAAGGAGTACATGAAGCGGGTGTTCGCCTCGTTCGGCCTCAAGGTCGGCCCCTACGTGGTGATCCGGCCGCGCGAGTGGGAGCGGGACGAGTCCGCCGCGCGCAAGAAGATCGTCGACTTCGCGGGTGAGCACGGCTGGCCGCTGTTCGTGAAGCCCGCGCGCGCGGGGTCGTCGATCGGCATCACCAAGGTCGACGACCTGGCCGGACTCGACGAGGCGATCGAGGAGGCGCAGCGGCACGACCCGAAGATCCTCGTGGAGGCCGCGCTGCGCGGCCGCGAGATCGAGTGCGGGGTGCTGGAGTTCGAGGACGGGCCGCGCGCGAGTGTGCCGGCCGAGATCCCGCCGCCCCAGGAGCACGCGTACTACGACTTCGAGGCGAAGTACATCGACTCGACCCCCGGCATCGTGCCCGCCCCGCTGACGCCGGAGGAGACCGCCGAGGTCCAGCGGCTCGCTGTGGACGCCTTCGACGCGGCCTCCTGCGAGGGGCTCGTGCGGGCGGACTTCTTCCTCACGGAGGACGGCGAGTTCGTCATCAACGAGATCAACACCATGCCCGGCTTCACGCCGATCTCGATGTACCCGAAGATGTGGGAGGCCAGCGGCGTGCCCTACGGCGAGCTGGTGGACCTCCTGGTGCAGGCGGCCCTGCGCCGGTCCACGGGACTGCGCTGA
- a CDS encoding DUF3515 domain-containing protein: MNSLRLRRRSVIGLSVLAALITVAGCSSADDSASAAVPSPGAKGTGLCRNLDKVLPSKVDDQGRRDPEPASALTAGWGNPAIILRCGVVRPAKMNDPEADGVEVNGVGWLLQKEDDGSFRFTTTLRKAYVEVTIPKERTGDGMAPLVDLAKSVKKAIPAGIAD, encoded by the coding sequence GTGAACTCTCTCCGTCTCCGGCGCCGTTCTGTCATCGGGCTGTCCGTGCTCGCCGCGTTGATCACCGTCGCGGGCTGCTCCTCAGCAGACGACAGCGCGTCGGCGGCGGTTCCCTCGCCGGGCGCGAAGGGCACCGGGCTGTGCCGGAATCTGGACAAGGTGCTGCCGTCCAAGGTCGACGACCAGGGCCGCCGGGATCCCGAGCCCGCGTCCGCGCTGACCGCGGGCTGGGGGAACCCGGCGATCATACTGCGCTGCGGTGTCGTCAGACCCGCGAAGATGAACGACCCGGAGGCCGACGGCGTCGAGGTGAACGGGGTCGGCTGGCTCCTCCAGAAGGAGGACGACGGCTCCTTCCGCTTCACCACGACGCTGCGGAAGGCCTACGTGGAGGTGACCATCCCGAAGGAGCGCACCGGAGACGGCATGGCGCCCCTGGTCGACCTCGCGAAGTCCGTGAAGAAGGCGATCCCCGCGGGGATCGCCGACTAG
- a CDS encoding Lrp/AsnC family transcriptional regulator produces MVQAYILIQTEVGKASTVAETISKIPGVIQAEDVTGPYDVIVRAQADTVDDLGRMVVAKVQQVDGITRTLTCPVVHL; encoded by the coding sequence GTGGTACAGGCGTACATCCTGATCCAGACGGAGGTCGGCAAGGCGTCGACCGTCGCCGAGACGATCAGCAAGATCCCTGGAGTGATCCAGGCCGAGGACGTGACAGGACCGTACGACGTGATCGTGCGCGCCCAGGCCGACACGGTCGACGACCTCGGCCGCATGGTGGTCGCCAAAGTCCAGCAAGTGGACGGCATCACCCGCACCCTGACCTGCCCGGTGGTGCATCTGTAG
- a CDS encoding thiamine-phosphate kinase, translated as MKGTVGELGEFGLIRELTSRLTTTPAVRVGPGDDAAVVAAPDRRVVASTDILLEGRHFRRDWSTAYDVGRKAAAQNLADIAAMGAVPTALLLGLVVPAELPVTWPMELMDGLRDECQVAGASVVGGDVVRGDTIMVSITALGDLRGREPVTRGGAQPGDVVAVTGWLGWSAAGFAVLSRGFRSPRAFVEAHRRPEPPYHAGPAAAGLGATSMCDVSDGLIADLGHIAEASKVRIDIRSGAIDVPTQMNDIGQAVGVDPIQWVLTGGEDHAIVATFAPDVKLPARWKVIGEVLNPSALPQVTVDGAPWTSKGGWDHFGDIES; from the coding sequence ATGAAGGGCACCGTCGGTGAGTTGGGGGAGTTCGGGCTCATCAGGGAGCTCACTTCCCGGCTCACCACCACCCCCGCGGTCCGGGTCGGCCCCGGCGACGACGCCGCGGTCGTCGCCGCGCCCGACCGCAGGGTCGTGGCGAGCACCGACATACTGCTGGAGGGTCGGCACTTCCGCCGCGACTGGTCCACCGCCTACGACGTCGGACGCAAGGCCGCCGCGCAGAACCTCGCGGACATCGCCGCGATGGGCGCCGTACCGACCGCGCTGCTCCTCGGCCTGGTCGTGCCGGCCGAACTCCCGGTCACCTGGCCCATGGAGCTGATGGACGGGCTGCGCGACGAGTGCCAGGTCGCGGGTGCCTCGGTGGTCGGCGGCGATGTCGTACGAGGCGACACGATCATGGTGTCGATCACCGCGCTCGGCGATCTGCGGGGCCGTGAGCCGGTCACCCGGGGTGGCGCGCAGCCCGGTGACGTGGTCGCGGTGACCGGCTGGCTGGGCTGGTCGGCGGCCGGGTTCGCGGTGCTGTCGCGGGGCTTCCGGTCGCCGCGCGCGTTCGTGGAGGCGCACCGGCGCCCCGAGCCGCCGTATCACGCGGGTCCGGCGGCGGCCGGGCTCGGGGCGACCTCGATGTGCGACGTGAGCGACGGGCTGATCGCCGACCTCGGGCACATCGCGGAGGCCAGCAAGGTCCGCATCGACATCCGGTCCGGTGCGATCGACGTGCCGACGCAGATGAACGACATCGGGCAGGCCGTCGGCGTCGACCCCATCCAGTGGGTGCTCACCGGGGGAGAGGACCACGCGATCGTGGCGACCTTCGCACCGGACGTGAAGCTGCCGGCCCGCTGGAAGGTGATCGGTGAGGTCCTCAACCCCTCCGCGCTGCCCCAGGTGACGGTCGACGGGGCGCCGTGGACCAGCAAGGGCGGCTGGGACCACTTCGGGGACATCGAGTCGTGA
- the thiD gene encoding bifunctional hydroxymethylpyrimidine kinase/phosphomethylpyrimidine kinase yields MKPLVLTVAGSDSGGGAGIQADLKTMLALGVHGMSVVTAVTAQNSLGVQGAWELPAEAVRAQYRSVVDDIGVQAVKTGMLASAELVETVAELISGTDAPAVVDPVGISKHGDSLLAASALDAVRTKLLPAATVATPNLDEVAQLTGVRVDAEERLREAASAVLAYGPRWVLIKGGHLPGDAVDLLTDGAEEHWLRAPRYDNRHTHGTGCTLASAIAAQLAMGLAVPEAVTAAKAYVTGAIAAGFALGRGIGPVDHGWALRRDPR; encoded by the coding sequence GTGAAGCCGCTGGTGCTGACCGTGGCCGGCTCCGACTCCGGTGGCGGGGCCGGGATCCAGGCCGACTTGAAGACCATGCTCGCGCTCGGCGTGCACGGCATGAGCGTCGTCACCGCGGTCACCGCGCAGAACTCCCTCGGTGTGCAAGGGGCTTGGGAACTTCCGGCGGAGGCGGTGCGCGCCCAGTACCGCAGTGTCGTCGACGACATCGGCGTACAGGCCGTGAAGACCGGGATGCTCGCGTCGGCCGAGCTCGTCGAGACGGTCGCGGAGTTGATCAGCGGGACGGACGCCCCGGCGGTCGTCGACCCGGTGGGCATCTCGAAGCACGGGGACTCACTGCTGGCGGCTTCCGCGCTGGACGCCGTACGCACGAAACTGCTGCCGGCGGCGACCGTCGCGACGCCGAACCTCGACGAGGTGGCGCAGTTGACCGGCGTGCGGGTCGACGCGGAGGAGCGGTTGCGGGAGGCCGCGTCGGCCGTGCTGGCGTACGGTCCGCGGTGGGTGTTGATCAAGGGTGGGCATCTGCCGGGTGACGCGGTGGATCTGCTGACCGACGGTGCCGAGGAACACTGGCTGCGCGCGCCTCGCTACGACAACCGGCACACCCATGGGACCGGCTGCACGCTCGCTTCGGCGATCGCCGCGCAGCTCGCCATGGGGCTGGCGGTGCCGGAGGCGGTGACGGCGGCGAAGGCCTATGTCACGGGGGCGATCGCGGCGGGGTTCGCGCTGGGGCGCGGGATCGGGCCGGTGGATCATGGGTGGGCGCTGCGGCGGGACCCCCGCTGA
- the rpmB gene encoding 50S ribosomal protein L28 yields the protein MAANCDVCGKGPGFGNNISHSHRRTSRRWNPNIQRVRTVVSGTPKRVNACTSCIKAGKVSR from the coding sequence GTGGCTGCCAACTGCGACGTCTGCGGCAAGGGGCCGGGCTTCGGCAACAACATCTCGCACTCGCACCGCCGTACGTCCCGTCGCTGGAACCCGAACATCCAGCGCGTCCGTACCGTGGTCAGTGGGACGCCGAAGCGCGTGAACGCTTGCACCTCGTGCATCAAGGCCGGCAAGGTCTCGCGCTGA
- a CDS encoding DAK2 domain-containing protein, translating into MPQVPQTFFDALAVRTWCGLALRALGRAREEIDAINVYPVADGDTGTNLYLTMESAVAAVEAVFDGHGTLTEQKPPLADAVRAMAHGALIGARGNSGTILAQLLRGMAQVLAADGETAHTDGEGLRLALRRAADSARHAVAHPIEGTVLSVASAAADAADDSGDDSEGDCGTVARAAYVGACAALAATPGQLAVLERAGVVDAGGRGLVAVLAALVETFTGEGPVFTALETHARVAVDVTHTRVEDVFASHASHASHASGALDAPGAPEGTPREGGPAFEVIYLLEADDSAVTRLRERLDALGDSLVVVGGDGLWNVHVHVDDAGAAVEAGVEAGRPHRIRITHFGLGDVHTTGAERPPRERAQRAVVAVVPGEGLAGLYGEAGATTVLARPGEPPASGELVAALRRAHAREVVLLPNDADLRHTAAAAAEQARAEGIRVALIPTRSAVQGIAALAVHEPERRFDEDVVSMTSAAGATRYAEVAVAERQSWTMAGICQAGDVLGLVDGDVAVIGADVTATARAVLDRMLAAGGELVTLVLGDEAPASVADILEGHVRESYLAVDTVVYRGGRQGALLLIGVE; encoded by the coding sequence GTGCCGCAGGTGCCGCAGACATTCTTCGATGCTCTCGCGGTGCGTACCTGGTGCGGTCTCGCGCTGCGGGCGCTGGGGCGTGCGCGCGAGGAGATCGACGCGATCAACGTGTACCCGGTGGCCGACGGGGACACGGGCACCAACCTGTACCTGACCATGGAGTCCGCGGTCGCCGCGGTCGAGGCGGTGTTCGACGGACACGGCACCCTGACCGAGCAGAAACCGCCGCTGGCCGACGCCGTCCGCGCGATGGCCCATGGGGCGCTGATAGGGGCGCGCGGGAACTCCGGGACGATCCTCGCGCAGTTGCTGCGGGGCATGGCCCAGGTGCTCGCCGCCGACGGTGAGACGGCTCACACGGACGGCGAGGGGCTACGGCTCGCCCTGCGGCGCGCGGCCGACTCCGCCCGGCACGCGGTGGCCCACCCGATCGAGGGCACGGTCCTCTCGGTCGCCTCGGCGGCGGCGGACGCGGCCGACGACAGCGGGGACGACAGCGAGGGCGACTGCGGGACCGTCGCACGGGCCGCCTACGTGGGAGCGTGCGCCGCGCTGGCCGCGACCCCGGGGCAACTGGCCGTCCTGGAGCGCGCGGGTGTCGTCGACGCGGGCGGGCGCGGGCTGGTCGCGGTGCTGGCCGCGCTGGTGGAGACGTTCACGGGGGAGGGGCCGGTCTTCACGGCCCTGGAGACGCACGCACGCGTGGCCGTCGACGTGACGCACACACGCGTGGAGGACGTTTTCGCCTCCCATGCCTCCCATGCCTCCCATGCTTCCGGCGCTCTCGATGCTCCTGGCGCTCCCGAAGGCACCCCGCGTGAAGGCGGCCCCGCCTTCGAGGTGATCTACCTCCTGGAGGCCGACGACTCGGCCGTGACACGGCTGCGGGAGCGGCTCGACGCCCTCGGCGACTCCCTCGTCGTGGTCGGCGGCGACGGCCTGTGGAACGTCCACGTGCACGTGGACGACGCCGGCGCCGCCGTGGAGGCGGGCGTCGAGGCCGGCCGGCCGCACCGGATCCGGATCACCCACTTCGGGCTCGGCGACGTCCACACCACCGGTGCCGAACGGCCGCCCAGGGAGCGCGCCCAGCGGGCCGTCGTCGCCGTCGTCCCCGGCGAGGGTCTGGCCGGGCTCTACGGCGAGGCCGGCGCGACCACCGTCCTCGCGCGCCCCGGGGAGCCGCCGGCCAGCGGGGAACTGGTCGCGGCCCTGCGACGGGCACACGCGCGTGAGGTCGTGCTGTTGCCCAACGACGCGGACCTGCGCCACACCGCGGCCGCTGCCGCCGAGCAGGCCCGGGCCGAGGGTATCCGGGTCGCGCTGATCCCGACGCGGTCCGCGGTCCAGGGGATCGCCGCGCTCGCCGTGCACGAGCCGGAGCGGCGCTTCGACGAGGACGTCGTCTCCATGACCTCGGCGGCGGGCGCGACCCGCTACGCCGAGGTCGCCGTCGCGGAACGCCAGTCCTGGACCATGGCCGGCATCTGCCAGGCCGGGGACGTCCTGGGGCTCGTCGACGGCGACGTGGCGGTGATCGGCGCCGATGTCACCGCCACCGCCCGGGCCGTCCTCGACCGCATGCTCGCGGCCGGCGGCGAACTCGTCACGCTCGTCCTCGGCGACGAGGCACCCGCCAGCGTCGCGGACATCCTGGAGGGCCACGTCCGGGAGTCGTACCTCGCGGTCGACACGGTGGTGTACCGGGGCGGCCGGCAAGGTGCCCTGCTGCTCATCGGCGTCGAGTAG